One Misgurnus anguillicaudatus chromosome 20, ASM2758022v2, whole genome shotgun sequence DNA segment encodes these proteins:
- the LOC141351614 gene encoding uncharacterized protein: MPRKGKRSQAQKTRWRKVDLENEQTRLSRTNKVEQACIPTAVAQVSDRIHVEDCNSAPRVWSVQASHCQGDIRYDVFSRNHQCTCVALIFLANHSEGVQFGMSDLDRVLEEGDALYVGVKMQLMHEQRFLQDNLAVEDVPLNVSTFTQTYRVQKSELKMGFLRARGNPGTEAWFIPLTERLQCLSTTVNLALLIVSVECIALFRDRSGRYGFFDSHSRTAEGLRHPTGAGTAVMLTFTHLSDMIDRILRIFQDHSDRASYEFLPVTFEMEQQSDKQSAPLASIQVSQMNLTPSKSGNIVEPQTPEIIVFKADENHQVRKTNKQWRRKVKRRITANQKQQLQRRDKIASQKVRKLKKREYEKDRYVTCLKYRLKRKEAMKERYNQDPQFRKKFQKYMTRRYNTCAVAQTKKKEYIVRRYNMDTVFQRKMKEYMVRRYNTDTVFQRKMKEKMKEYMVRRYNTDTVFQRKMKEKMKEYMVRRYNKDIGIQRKMKEYMMRRYTMDTAFKRKKKEYMVKRYADDPQFRACHILRCTLNKRQKCVSDAAYHVYHKLQCALRIRRKYQPYISSRKETPQPVVSKVMQSAIDAFRCNIQQGPTHVCTVCHRAMFPNQVRVCNRRSYIKNPHIVASCLTGQYVHICDRSCRDSCVVPEQRRKEWICHTCDSHLKRGSMSSIAVANKLELAHIPAELMELNVLERQLIAKIVPFAKIVALPKGQQRAVHGAVVCVPSEVEKTVNCLPRHSSESQLLQVKLKRHVQFKGYQHFHTVNMHNVVAALLKLKAIHSEYKDISISEYSIFESHLDEEIDTEQQQDVSVSEEDKPHVSEEEQDELRPGLTLDTCMQPPDIGQEILSYGEGIFSIAPAQGKKPVGFFKIPKLESMAFPVQFPTGENTIDEARELALSPSMYFNARLLSADTRFARDQSYLFFAQFATETHMARNSMTVQLRKGKPITKDGRRISNRLLQDNREVERLVRNKDATRFMQPLRGSPSYWEKTLRDLQAMIRQLGTPTFFCTFSAAEMRWPEVITAIKAQQGEEVDFSELDWMTKCEILRSNPVTVMRMFEKRVDALMTHLLLSPAQPIGKVKDFFYRVEFQARGSPHIHLLAWVEDAPEFESDSDEVVCGFIDRYITCRLPDSMADPELHQIVTEVQLHSRKHSKSCKKGNVLCRFGFPKLPMSDTTITRPRPQRPEEEENKEDNHQDRRKSRSDAVQKAMSDARMKLKPLWDLLNDPQVTFENLSELLTKCNLSMEDYMKYTRELSTSSVILIKRDPKEVWVNGYNPDLLRAWNANMDIQYILDPYSCIMYMLSYISKPEHEMNEMLKNVIKAVRETDVNEEDEMKHIMQAYSKHRLVSSQESVARTCSLPMKKCSRSVVFVPTDDDALKMSLPLSVLVNKNPDSEDVWMSGIIDKYRARPQTPEFEKMCLADFASNYRIVYGRQTKGKNVQRLLNDMGFIQQRTVGKAAVIRYARFSQEKQPEKFYGRLVKLYVPHRFNAQLKPPTFPTYEQFYKSAFVELPSHPGLRMAVCAIVKAHQEKFEKHSEEVDKAIEQLQQQGPSENAWTAFAPEAEVDNLECIAEREDVNPDEEDMQDDVPEYQILLEDGDGVIPQIKAPQMSVEFVRKMFQSLNEIQAAIFYTVRQWCQKRVWGHNPEQFFYFVSGGAGCGKSHVIKCIYTEATKILRQLPRLQEEGDLSMPTVILSAFTGTAAFNISGKTLHSILKLPRNLKPPYQGLGNALDELRAELCSVEILIIDEVSMISKDLFAYVNWRLQQIRGSKKAFGGISVLAVGDFFQLPPLGKAKPLCVYEDDVLDFWKDSFQIITLTEIMRQKEDLAFAELLNRLRVRQKTDALREEDRVLLLQAVKNPEDCPHDALHIFATNKEVHTHNTKTIQAIHTVIITIDAEDYRKDPRTGVMKRQKKPVTGKKDDLLDSIQVAVGARIMVTRNLDVEDGIVNGCFGQIVNIVTKTRDGIATVHMLGLQLDNPNAGLKHRRRVQGEDDNSVYIERSEESLRKGTVRRQFPIKLAYACTAHKVQGMTMQSAVVSLKKIFEPGMAYVALSRTTSLSGLHITDFIEKKIYADPEITASLQNMRKVTFEGIMPLLQHIREINQDQTLKIVHHNTEGLSSHIEDIRCHHELLLSDILCITESHLSGSCIPQHLQLEGYKMFARNRHVSYSTHAEMAKKDGGGVAIFCKEDIQAQSRQYIQSVTDLEFVVIKIDTPMCATIAAVYRPPNYSLEKFLPNLRGLLDYLDIVDNHPVIISGDFNEDLLSAGRKDILEMFQSKGYTQLITSATTEKHTLLDHIYISHPDLCLQSGVLQSYYSYHNPVYCILRK, from the exons ATGCCACGGAAGGGAAAGCGATCTCAGGCTCAAAAGACGCGTTGGAGAAAGGTGGACCTCGAAAATGAACAGACCAGACTTTCCAGGACTAACAAG GTTGAACAGGCATGCATCCCTACTGCTGTAGCTCAGGTATCTGACAGAATACATGTAGAAGACTGTAATAGTGCACCCAGAGTTTGGTCTGTGCAGGCTTCCCATTGCCAGGGTGATATAAGGTATGATGTTTTCTCAAGGAATCATCAGTGTACATGTGTAGCACTAATATTCTTGGCCAACCACAGTGAAGGGGTTCAGTTTGGAATGTCTGATCTTGATAGAGTTTTAGAAGAGGGGGATGCTTTGTATGTTGGTGTTAAAATGCAGCTTATGCATGAGCAAAGATTTCTTCAGGACAATTTGGCTGTGGAGGATGTACCACTGAACGTTTCAACATTTACCCAAACATACCGTGTGCAGAAGTCTGAACTTAAGATGGGATTCCTCAGAGCCAGAGGGAACCCTGGCACAGAAGCATGGTTTATTCCTCTTACTGAAAGACTGCAGTGTCTTTCAACTACTGTTAACCTTGCCTTGCTCATCGTTTCTGTGGAATGCATTGCTCTGTTCAGAGACAGATCTGGAAGATATGGATTCTTTGATTCACACTCAAGGACTGCTGAAGGTTTGCGACATCCTACTGGAGCTGGAACTGCTGTCATGTTAACTTTTACCCACCTAAGTGACATGATAGACAGAATTCTCAGGATCTTTCAGGATCACTCTGATAGGGCCAGCTATGAATTTTTGCCGGTGACATTTGAAATGGAGCAGCAATCTGACAAACAGTCAGCACCATTAGCTTCTATACAAGTCTCACAAATGAATTTGACCCCTTCAAAATCAGGAAACATTGTTGAACCCCAAACCCCAGAAATTATTGTTTTCAAAGCAGATGAAAACCATCAGGTGAGGAAAACAAATAAGCAGTGGAGAAGAAAAGTAAAGAGGAGAATAACTGCAAACCAAAAACAACAATTACAACGCAGGGACAAAATTGCATCTCAGAAAGTCAGAAAATTGAAGAAAAGGGAATATGAAAAAGATCGATATGTTACCTGTTTAAAATATCGACTAAAAAGAAAGGAGGCTATGAAGGAGCGATATAATCAAGATCCTCAATTCAGAAAgaaatttcaaaaatatatgaCAAGAAGGTATAACACATGTGCTGTTGCTCAGACAAAAAAGAAAGAGTACATAGTGAGGAGGTACAACATGGATACTGTCTTTCAGAGGAAGATGAAAGAGTATATGGTGAGGAGGTACAACACGGATACTGTCTTTCAGAGGAAGATGAAAGAGAAGATGAAAGAGTATATGGTGAGGAGGTACAACACGGATACTGTCTTTCAGAGGAAGATGAAAGAGAAGATGAAAGAGTATATGGTGAGGAGGTACAACAAGGATATTGGCATTCAGAGGAAGATGAAAGAGTACATGATGAGGAGGTACACCATGGATACTGCATTTAAGAGGAAGAAGAAAGAGTACATGGTCAAGAGATATGCAGATGACCCACAGTTTAGAGCGTGTCACATATTAAGATGTACCTTGAATAAAAGACAGAAATGTGTCAGTGATGCTGCATACCATGTTTATCATAAATTGCAATGTGCACTCCGAATCAGAAGGAAATATCAACCATACATCAGTTCCAGAAAGGAAACACCTCAGCCTGTGGTCAGCAAAGTAATGCAAAGTGCCATAGATGCATTCAGATGTAACATTCAGCAAGGCCCCACACATGTCTGCACAGTCTGTCACAGAGCTATGTTTCCAAATCAAGTCAGAGTCTGTAACAGAAGGAGTTACATTAAAAATCCACATATTGTAGCATCTTGCTTAACCGGGCAATATGTTCACATCTGTGACCGTAGCTGCAGAGATTCTTGTGTGGTTCCAGAACAAAGAAGAAAGGAATGGATTTGCCATACTTGCGATAGCCATCTGAAGAGAGGAAGCATGTCTTCAATTGCTGTGGCAAACAAACTTGAATTGGCACACATCCCTGCAGAATTAATGGAATTAAATGTACTTGAACGTCAACTCATTGCTAAAATCGTACCGTTTGCAAAAATTGTTGCACTGCCTAAAGGACAACAAAGAGCAGTGCATGGGGCGGTTGTGTGTGTGCCGTCTGAGGTGGAAAAGACTGTAAATTGTCTACCAAGACATAGTAGTGAGTCGCAACTCCTACAGGTGAAGCTTAAAAGACACGTCCAATTTAAAGGATACCAGCATTTTCACACTGTGAATATGCACAACGTCGTTGCAGCTTTATTAAAGCTAAAAGCGATTCACTCCGAATACAAGGATATCTCTATTAGTGAATATTCAATATTTGAAAGTCACCTTGATGAGGAAATTGACACAGAACAGCAACAAGACGTCAGTGTTTCTGAGGAGGATAAGCCACATGTGAGTGAAGAGGAACAGGATGAACTTAGACCTGGCCTCACGCTGGACACATGTATGCAGCCACCAGACATCGGCCAGGAGATTTTATCATATGGCGAGGGAATATTCAGCATTGCACCTGCTCAAGGAAAAAAACCTGTTGGATTTTTCAAAATCCCAAAGCTGGAATCCATGGCGTTTCCCGTTCAGTTCCCTACCGGAGAAAACACAATTGATGAGGCAAGAGAATTAGCATTATCTCCAAGTATGTATTTCAATGCTAGATTGCTCTCTGCAGACACACGTTTTGCTAGAGACCAGAGTTACCTTTTCTTTGCACAGTTTGCAACAGAAACACATATGGCCAGAAACAGCATGACTGTCCAGTTGCGGAAAGGCAAACCTATCACAAAAGATGGCAGAAGAATTTCCAACAGGTTGCTTCAAGATAACCGTGAAGTTGAAAGACTGGTACGCAACAAAGATGCCACACGATTCATGCAACCCCTGAGAGGCTCACCATCTTATTGGGAGAAAACGCTAAGAGACTTACAAGCCATGATCCGGCAGTTGGGAACCCCCACTTTTTTTTGCACATTCAGTGCGGCCGAAATGCGATGGCCTGAAGTAATAACGGCAATCAAGGCGCAGCAAGGTGAAGAGGTTGATTTTTCAGAGCTTGACTGGATGACAAAATGTGAAATCCTTCGAAGTAACCCTGTTACTGTCATGCGGATGTTTGAGAAACGAGTGGATGCGCTAATGACTCACCTGCTTTTGTCACCTGCCCAACCCATTGGAAAGGTCAAGGATTTCTTTTACAGAGTTGAGTTTCAAGCAAGAGGTAGCCCACATATCCATCTGCTTGCATGGGTAGAAGATGCACCTGAGTTTGAAAGCGATTCTGATGAAgttgtttgtggctttattgaCCGCTACATAACATGCAGGCTCCCTGATTCCATGGCTGATCCTGAACTTCATCAGATTGTCACAGAGGTTCAACTTCACAGCAGGAAACACTCCAAGTCATGCAAGAAAGGAAATGTGTTGTGTAGGTTTGGGTTCCCTAAACTACCAATGTCTGACACCACAATAACTCGTCCGCGACCCCAACGACCTGAAGAAGAGGAAAACAAAGAGGATAACCACCAAGACAGAAGAAAGTCACGATCCGATGCTGTTCAAAAAGCAATGAGTGATGCTAGGATGAAACTCAAGCCATTGTGGGATTTGCTGAATGATCCCCAAGTCACCTTTGAAAACTTGTCTGAGTTACTGACAAAATGTAATTTGTCCATGGAGGATTACATGAAGTACACCAGGGAGTTGTCCACATCTAGTGTCATTTTGATCAAACGTGATCCAAAGGAGGTTTGGGTTAATGGATACAATCCGGATTTGTTGAGGGCATGGAATGCTAACATGGATATTCAGTACATACTTGACCCTTACAGCTGCATCATGTATATGCTGTCCTATATTTCCAAACCAGAGCATGAAATGAACGAGATGCTGAAGAACGTAATCAAAGCAGTGCGTGAAACAGATGTGAACGAAGAGGATGAAATGAAGCACATTATGCAAGCCTATTCGAAACACAGGCTGGTGAGCTCACAGGAGTCTGTTGCACGAACATGCAGCCTACCAATGAAGAAGTGTTCGCGAAGTGTTGTGTTCGTACCAACCGACGATGATGCTCTAAAGATGAGTCTGCCCCTTAGTGTCCTAGTGAACAAAAATCCAGATTCAGAGGATGTCTGGATGTCAGGAATAATAGATAAATACAGAGCAAGGCCTCAAACACCGGAGTTTGAAAAGATGTGTCTGGCAGACTTTGCTTCAAATTACCGCATTGTGTACGGTCGGCAAACTAAAGGAAAGAATGTGCAACGACTGCTCAACGATATGGGATTTATTCAGCAAAGAACTGTTGGTAAGGCTGCCGTTATTCGATACGCACGGTTTTCACAGGAAAAACAACCAGAAAAGTTTTATGGAAGATTAGTGAAGCTTTATGTGCCACATCGATTCAATGCACAGCTGAAACCTCCAACATTTCCAACTTATGAGCAGTTTTACAAGAGTGCATTTGTAGAACTTCCTTCCCACCCTGGTCTCCGAATGGCTGTATGCGCAATAGTGAAAGCACACCAGGAGAAATTCGAAAAACACAGTGAAGAAGTGGACAAAGCAATTGAACAGTTGCAGCAACAAGGCCCATCTGAAAATGCTTGGACAGCTTTTGCCCCTGAAGCTGAAGTGGATAATTTGGAGTGCATTGCAGAACGAGAAGATGTCAATCCTGATGAAGAGGATATGCAAGATGATGTGCCAGAATACCAGATTCTTCTTGAAGATGGAGATGGAGTCATTCCTCAGATAAAGGCACCACAGATGAGTGTTGAATTTGTCAGGAAGATGTTTCAAAGTCTAAATGAGATACAGGCTGCCATTTTCTACACTGTCCGTCAGTGGTGTCAGAAGCGCGTCTGGGGTCATAATCCGGAACAGTTTTTTTACTTCGTGTCAGGTGGTGCTGGTTGTGGAAAATCACATGTCATTAAGTGCATATATACAGAAGCAACCAAGATTCTAAGACAACTGCCTCGACTTCAGGAGGAAGGGGATCTCTCTATGCCTACAGTGATTTTGAGTGCATTTACAGGAACAGCAGCATTCAATATATCTGGTAAAACACTGCATTCCATTTTAAAACTGCCAAGGAACTTAAAGCCACCTTATCAAGGACTTGGGAATGCTCTAGATGAACTACGAGCAGAATTATGCAGTGTGGAAATTCTCATCATTGATGAAGTGTCCATGATTTCGAAGGATCTTTTTGCCTATGTAAACTGGAGACTTCAACAGATCAGAGGCAGTAAGAAAGCATTTGGAGGAATCTCTGTTCTTGCTGTAGGAGACTTTTTCCAACTACCACCTCTTGGTAAAGCCAAACCGCTCTGTGTGTATGAAGATGATGTTCTGGACTTCTGGAAGGACAGTTTTCAAATAATTACCCTTACAGAGATCATGCGTCAAAAGGAGGACCTTGCCTTTGCTGAGCTTTTAAATCGACTGCGAGTGAGGCAGAAGACTGATGCTCTTAGAGAAGAAGACAGAGTTCTGTTACTCCAAGCTGTAAAGAACCCAGAAGACTGCCCTCATGATGCTCTGCACATATTTGCAACCAACAAGGAAGTTCACACGCACAATACTAAAACAATACAGGCTATTCACACTGTCATCATAACCATTGATGCCGAAGACTACAGGAAAGACCCAAGAACAGGAGTGATGAAAAGACAAAAGAAACCTGTCACTGGAAAGAAGGATGACTTGCTGGATTCTATACAAGTTGCAGTGGGAGCTCGTATAATGGTGACAAGGAATCTGGATGTTGAAGATGGAATTGTAAATGGATGTTTTGGTCAGATTGTTAACATTGTCACTAAAACAAGAGATGGAATCGCCACTGTACACATGCTAGGACTTCAGCTCGACAATCCAAATGCAGGTCTGAAACACCGCAGAAGAGTGCAAGGTGAAGACGACAACTCTGTATATATTGAGAGATCTGAAGAAAGTCTGAGGAAAGGAACAGTTCGTCGTCAATTTCCCATCAAGCTCGCTTATGCCTGCACAGCTCACAAAGTTCAAGGTATGACAATGCAGTCTGCCGTAGTGTCACTGAAAAAGATTTTCGAACCTGGAATGGCCTACGTTGCACTCAGCCGAACGACGTCGCTTTCTGGATTACATATTACAGACTTCATTGAAAAGAAGATTTATGCTGATCCTGAAATCACAGCATCGTTGCAGAACATGAGAAAAGTGACATTCGAAGGAATCATGCCACTTTTGCAACACATAAGGGAAATCAACCAGGACcaaacacttaaaatagttCACCACAACACGGAAGGACTGTCATCTCACATCGAGGATATTAGATGCCATCATGAGCTACTTTTATCGGATATTCTTTGCATAACGGAAAGTCACTTGTCTGGCTCATGTATTCCACAACATCTCCAGTTGGAAGGATACAAGATGTTTGCACGGAATAGACATGTCTCCTACTCAACCCATGCAGAAATGGCAAAGAAAGACGGTGGTGGAGTTGCAATATTTTGCAAAGAAGATATTCAAGCTCAGTCCAGACAGTACATCCAAAGTGTCACAGACCTGGAGTTTGTTGTCATCAAAATCGACACCCCAATGTGTGCAACAATTGCTGCAGTGTACAGGCCACCAAACTACAGTCTTGAAAAATTCTTGC